The DNA segment GAGTGAAAAGGACGTTGAGTTACGCTTCCTTGGCCCAGTCGACGCCAAGATCGCATTGGCCAATGGCTCGGTCGACGCCTGGTCGACTTGGGAACCCTATACCGCATTGGCCGAGTTGAGTGGCCAGGGTCGGGTGCTGGTCGATGGCCGTGGCCTGTCCAGCGGCAACAGTTTTCTCGCCGTGACCGATAAGGCGCTGCACGACTCAGACCGCCGTGCGGCTTTGCAGGACTACCTCAAGCGGCTGGCTGGCGCCCAGGTGTGGGCGTATCAGCACCTGGATAGCTATTCGCACACCCTGGCCAAGATCATCGGATTTCCCGAGGACGCCGCTCGCCTGCAGTTCGAGCGGCGCCAGTTACGCTGGCAGGCTATCGACGCCAAGACCATCGCCGAGCAGCAGGAAACCGCCGACTTCTACCACGCCCATGGGCTGATGCCTCAGCGCCTGGATGTGTCACCCACTTTTGCCAAAGACTTCAGCGTGCCGAACGCCGAGGCCGTTGCGGCGCAACATTGATCGGGAGAACAGCTCATGCTTGCATTCAAACACTTGCGCCATCTGGCCGTTGGGTTAGTGCTCGGCGGCCTGCTACCGGGTATCGCCAGCGCCGAACAGACCCTGCGCATCGGTTACCAGAAGTCCTCGACCTTGCTCACCCTGCTCAAAGCCCGTGGCACACTCGAGCAGCGTTTACAGGCCGAGGGTATCCGGGTCAGTTGGCACGAATTTCCCAGTGGCCTGCCGCTATTGGAAGCGCTGAACCTGGGCAATGTCGACCTGTCGGCAGACGTTGCCGACACGGTCCCCGTGTTCACCCAGGCCGCTGGCGCGCGGCTGACTTACTTCGCCCGAGAAACGCCATCGCCTAGCGCCCAGGCGATCCTGGTGCCTGCCGATTCTCCGCTCAAGACCCTCGCCGACCTCAAGGGCAAGCGCGTGGCCGTGACCAAGGCGGCGGGCAGCCACTACCTGCTGATCCAGGCCCTGGCCAAAGCAGGCTTGACCTTCAAGGATATCAATCCGGCCTACCTGATCCCCGCCGATGGCCGCGCCGCATTCGAGAACGGCAAGGTTGATGCCTGGGTTACCTGGGATCCGTACGTAGCCAGCGCCCAGCGCCAGCAAAATGCGCGAATCCTCGCTGACGGCACCGGGCTGGCCAGCTATCAGCGCTACTACCTGGCTGGCGGTGACTATGCCAAGGCGCATCCGCAAGTGCTGGAGCAGGTCTACACCGCCCTGCGCGAGGTCGGCGCCTGGACCAAGGCCAATCCCGCGGCCGCAGCCCGAGTACTCGGCCCGCTGTGGGGCAACCTGGACAGCGCCACGGTGCAGCAGGCCAATGCCCGGCGCAGCTATGAGGTGCAGCCGGTGCAGGCGGATAACCTGGTTGAGCAGCAGCGCATTGCCGATGCTTTCTGGCGTGAAGGCTTATTGCCCAAAACGGTTGATGCGCATGCGGTGACGCTGTTCGAACCACGGGTGAGCCAATGATTGCCTGAATGGGGGGTGGCGCAGACATAGCTACCGCCGTCGCCGTAAGGAGGAATGATGT comes from the Pseudomonas urmiensis genome and includes:
- a CDS encoding ABC transporter substrate-binding protein — its product is MPIRSRFLLFAAALLAATQALAADRLTLRIGDQKGNMRAQLEAADALRDLPYDIHWAEFPAAAPLAEALNAGAIDAGIIGDAPLLFVLASGAPIKAVAVDKSDPYGTALLVRPDAPLQSAADLKGKRIATGRGSIGHHLALKALDKAGLSEKDVELRFLGPVDAKIALANGSVDAWSTWEPYTALAELSGQGRVLVDGRGLSSGNSFLAVTDKALHDSDRRAALQDYLKRLAGAQVWAYQHLDSYSHTLAKIIGFPEDAARLQFERRQLRWQAIDAKTIAEQQETADFYHAHGLMPQRLDVSPTFAKDFSVPNAEAVAAQH
- a CDS encoding aliphatic sulfonate ABC transporter substrate-binding protein yields the protein MLAFKHLRHLAVGLVLGGLLPGIASAEQTLRIGYQKSSTLLTLLKARGTLEQRLQAEGIRVSWHEFPSGLPLLEALNLGNVDLSADVADTVPVFTQAAGARLTYFARETPSPSAQAILVPADSPLKTLADLKGKRVAVTKAAGSHYLLIQALAKAGLTFKDINPAYLIPADGRAAFENGKVDAWVTWDPYVASAQRQQNARILADGTGLASYQRYYLAGGDYAKAHPQVLEQVYTALREVGAWTKANPAAAARVLGPLWGNLDSATVQQANARRSYEVQPVQADNLVEQQRIADAFWREGLLPKTVDAHAVTLFEPRVSQ